DNA from Marinitoga sp. 38H-ov:
TGAATTCAAAAAGTATAGTATAGACTTTGATAAAGATTTAAAAGACAGTGCAGAAAAAGGGATAAAACAAATAGAAGAAAAAGGATATGAAGAAGAAATAAAAAGTTATGGTATAGAGAAAATAATAAAAGTTGCAATTGCTTTTGATAAGAAAGATGTTGAAGTGTTAATTAAATAATAATTATAAAAGTTAATAGATAAGGGTTAAGGTGTAAGGGAAGATGGTGAAAATCCATCACGGCCCCGCCACCGTAACTGGGGACGAAACCAACAAAATGCCACTGGGAAACTGGGAAGGCGTTGGGAGTAGAGCGATCCAGAAGTCGGGAGACCTACCTTAATTCTATCTTAATCCCATTCGCGCGGGCGATATGGGATGAAAATTAATTTAAAGGAGGAGATTTATGATAGTTTTAGTCACAGGAGGAGCGAGAAGTGGGAAAAGCACATTTGCACAGGAATATATAAAAAAAATAGGAAATAAAATAGTATATATAGCAACAGCAATACCATTTGATGATGGTATGAAATATAGAATAAAAAAACATATAAATTCTAGATCAAAAGAATGGAAAACTATTGAAATGTATAAATCATTTGAGAAATTAGAATCTAATATAGATTTTTTAAACAGCGATTCAATTTTATTTGAATGTATGACACTGATGGTATCCAATCTATTATTAGAAGAAAATATAGAAAATGCAGATTATGAAACAATAGAAAATATAGAGAAAAAAATATTTTTTGAAGTAGAGAAAATTATAGCAATAATGAAAAAATACAATAAAAATTTTATTATAGTTACAAATGAAGTTGGTATGGGAATAGTACCATCATATAAACTTGGTAATATTTTTAGAGATATTGCCGGAAGAGTAAATCAATATTTAGCTAAAGAGGCTGATGAGGTGTATATAACCATATCAGGAATACCCTTAAAATTGAAGGGATGATAATATGAAAGGCATAATATTAATGTTTAATTTTTTTACCAGAATACCAATATATACTGAGTACAATGAAAAAGATTTTTCTAAAGGTATGTATTTTTTACCTTTAATTGGATTAATTATAGGTTTTTTTATGTATATATGTTCGTATATTCCTGTTAATAAACCAATATATGTATTATTAAGTTGGATATTTTATATATGGATTACAGGAGGTCTTCACTTAGATGGTGTGGCGGATACCTTTGATGGAGTATTTAGCAATAGAAATAAGGAAGAAATATTAAGAATAATGAAAGATAGTAGAATAGGAACGTTTGGAGTAATAGGTTTAATAATGCTAATATTAACAAATTTAATTTTTAGTTATTACATAAATTATATATATATTTTAATTATGCCAATTATCGGAAGAAGTTCAGCATTATTAGCAGCATCTATATCAACATATGCAAGAAATAACGGAATGGGTTATATATTTATAACACATTCAAATATAAAAAAATTTATTATTTCTTTTTTAATAGTATCACCTATATTAATGTTTTTTAATCCATATATATTATTACCAATAATATTATCATATATATTTGTTATATTCATAACTAAAAAAATAATAAAAAAAATAGATGGTATGACAGGGGATACAATAGGATTAGTAATTGAGTTATCACAAACATTTTATTTAATAAGTATATATATATTGAGAGGTATATTATGAAGTTAATATTAATAAGACATGTTGAAACAGAAGCGAATATAAGAGGAATATTTAGTGGTTGGAGTAATTATAATATTACAGAAAATGGATTAAAACAAATTAATGTATTAAAAAAAATATTTAAAAACAAATATGCTGATTATATAATTTCTAGTCCATTGTACAGAGCATATTACACAGCTTTAGAAATATCAAAGGTATTAAATAATAAAATTATTATTGATGAAAGAATGAAAGAAATAAATTTCGGTATTTTTGATGGAAAAACAATAGAAGAAATAAAAGAAAAATATTATAATGAATATATGTTATGGATGGAAGATTATAGGAAATACTGTTTTCCAAAAGGAGAATGTTATACATCATTCTTTAAAAGAATAGATGAATTTTTATCAAAGTTAGATAAAAATAAAAGATATATTATAGTTACACATGGAGGAGTAATTAATTATATTATGGAAAAATATTCATATATAAAATTTGATAGATATACGGAGGTGGAAATATAATCAAAGTAAGAGATTTAACAATAGTAGATTTAGGAAATAAAGAACTAATAATATCATGTGATTCATCTGGTGCTATTGGCAATAAAGAGATGGATGTGGTAAAAGTTTCACCAGATATTGTTGGTTATTATGGAGCACATGTAGCATTGTGTGAAAATATAGCATATGGAGCAACGCCTATAACAATTGTAAATACATTATCAGTTGAAATGAATAATACAGGGAAAGAGATTATAAAAGGAATAAGAAGAGCAATTGATTTAATAAATATAGATGTAATAATTACAGGAAGTACAGAAGAGAATTTTCCAACAATACAAACAGGAATAGGTATTACAGTTATAGGTATTAAAGAAAAAAATATTAACTTTAAAACAGAAAAAGATGACATTGCAGTATTAATAGGTTTGCCTAAATTAGGAGAAGAGGTATTAAAGAGCAAAGAAATTCTTAGATTGGATATATTAAAAACTTTAAGAAATAGTAATTATTTACATGAAATAGTGCCTGTGGGTTCAAAAGGAATTTTTCATGAGATTAATGAAATATCCAAGATATGGAATTTAGAATTTAATTTATTTAATAATAATATTGATCTATATAAAAGTGCTGGACCAGCAACATGTGCAATAATAACTTTAAAGGAAGAAAATTTAAAAAATATAAATATAGATATTCCAATAAACATTTTAGGAAAATTTAATTAAATACCTCCGGATTAAAGGTGCAAGGGAAGATGGTGAAAATCCATCACGGCCCCGCCACCGTAACTGGGGACGAAACCAACAAAATGCCACTGGGAAACTGGGAAGGCGTTGGGAGTAGAATGATCCAGAAGTCGGGAGACCTACCTTTAGTCCTAAGGTATTCCCATTCGCGAGGGCGATATGGGAGAAATTTTTATATATATTAGGAGGTGTAGTATGAAGATTCATGAATTTGTTGGCAAATCCTTTCTAAAGGACTATGGTATTAAAGTCCCTGAATCATATTTGATTAGGGAAGATTATGAAATTAAGTTTTTACCAGCTGTATTAAAATCTCAGGTATTAGTTGGTGGAAGAATGAAGGCTGGAGGAGTATTATTTGCACATGACGAAGATGATTTTAGGAAAAAGGTAAAGGAATTATTGAAAAAGGAGATTAAAGGAGAAAAGCCATATGGAGTATTAGTAGAAAAAATGATACCTATACAAAAAGAATATTATATTTCTTTAATATTAGACAGAGAAGAAAAGAATATTAGTATATTGTATTCTGAAAAAGGTGGAATTGATATAGAAGATAATAAGGATAGTATTATTAAAACAAATTTTGATGAATTTCATGACAAGATTCCACAAAAAATATCAAAAATATTACCTAATCTAAGGAAATTATTTAGGGAAAAAGATTTAACGTTATTAGAAATAAACCCTTTAGTTGAAGATGTTGATGGTAATTTATATGCACTTGATATAGTAATACATTTAGATGATAATGCTATATTTAGACAAGAATGGGCAAAAGAATTTATTGAAGATGAGTATCCATTTCACTTTGTTAAATTAGATGGAGATATCGGGATAATTGGATGTGGTGCAGGTATAGTTATGGCAACTATGGATGCTGTAAAATTATCTGGAGGGAATCCAGCAGATTTTCTTGATTTAGGTGGTGGTGCTGAAAAAGGAATAACTATACAAGCATTAGAATTATTAAAAAGTTATGGAATAAAAAAAATAATATTAAATATTTTTGGTGGAATAACAAAATGTGATGAAATTTCTTTGGCTTTAGTAGAATTTAAAACTAATAACCCAGATATAGAATTGTATATAAGATTAACAGGTACAAATGAAGATATAGCAAAAAAAATATTAAAAGAGAATAATATGAATTATTATGAAGATATGTATAGTATGATAACTGATGCAGTCAAGGTGGTGAGTTTAAATGATTAATGGAAATGAAAGAGTTTGTGTTCAAGGTATAACAGGAAAATACGGGAAATTACATACTGAAAAGATGTTAAAATATGGAACTAATATAGTATGCGGTGTTTCAAAGAATAAAAGTGTAAAGTATATAAATGGAGTTGAAGTGTTAGATAATATGTACGATGCTGTTAAAAAGCATAATGTAGATACTTCAATTGTTTTTGTTCCTGCTCCATATGCAAAAGAAGCGGTTTTTGAAGCGATAAATGCAGGAGTAAAAAAAATTATTATTATAACAGAGCATATACCTCAACAAGATATGTTAGATATATATAATATATCTAAGGATAATGATGTAATAATAATAGGGCCAAATTGTCCAGGTGTAATTTTGCCTGGTATATCAAAAATTGGTATAATGCCAGAAAGAGCATTTAAACCAGGAGATATAGCTGTTATTTCAAGAAGCGGTACATTAATGTATGAAATTTCTAATTATTTATCATTATATTCTAGTGGAATAAAAGTTGGAATTGGTTTAGGTGGAGATCCAATTATAGGTACTTCTATAGAAGATGCATTTGATTATATTATGAAAGAAAATATAAAAAAGGTTGTTGTTATTGGTGAAGTAGGAGGAAATGATGAAATAAAAGGTATTGAAAAGGCTTTAGAAAAAGGATATAATGGAGATATAAAAGTGTTTTTTGCTGGTAGAACAGCACCAAAAGGTAAAAGAATGGGACATGCTGGAGCAATTATTGAAGGATATGAAGGAAGTATAGAATATAAAGAAAAGAAATTAAAAGAAATAGGTGTAAATGTAATAAGCCAAATTCCAGAATTAGGAGGTTAATATGAATAATTCATATTTGCTATTATTTTTATCAATATTTTTTGGAATATTAATTGGAAAGATAAAAATTAAAAACTTTAAATTAGGTAGTTCTGGATCATTATTTAGTGGATTAATATTAGGCTGGTATTCTACCAGCCTATATTCAAGTAATATGGAAATAATGAATAAATTAAATAGTGATTTTAAACAATTTTTCTTGTTTTCCTTAATTTTATTTATATCCTCAGTTGGATTAATAGCATCAAAGGATTTGGATAAAATTATAAAAAAGTATGGATTAAAGTTTTTAATTATGGCATTTTTTATCACATTTGTAGGGTTTATATCTACATATATATTTTCTAAGTTTGGTAATAAATATGAATTTGTTGGATTATATTCTGGAGCATTAACAAGTTCGCCTGGTTTAGCAACGGCTTTAGAAACAGCACCTAATTTTGAAAAAGAAATAATTTCGGGTTATACATTTGGATATATTCCCGGAGTTTTAGCAGTTATACTTTCTATGTATATTTTTCCGTATATATTTAAAGTTAATATTGAAGATGAAAAAAGCAAATTAAAAGAAATTATGCAAATTGAAAAGGATAAGGAAGAAGGATTTGACTTTTTGGCCTATTCATTGATAATAATTATAGGGATATTAATAGGAAATATTAATTTTGATTTTAATTATATATCCTTTAAATTAGGAATTACTGGTGGAGTGTTATTGTCTTCGTTATTTTTAGGAAGATTAGGCAAGATTTGGATATTTGATTTTAGAATGAATAAAAAAATATTAAAAACAATTCAAGAATTAGGGTTATTAATGTTTTTATCTTCTGTAGGTTTAAAATCTGGGGATATTAATTTAAATGCACAAACTGCTAGTCTAATGTTTTACTCTTTTATTATAGCTATAATATCAATAGTATTAGGAGTAATAATAGGTAAATATATATTGAAAATCAATTGGATAATATTATCTGGTGCTATATGCGGGGGAATGACAAGTACGCCAGGTCTTGGAGCTGCAATAGATGCAAA
Protein-coding regions in this window:
- the cobU gene encoding bifunctional adenosylcobinamide kinase/adenosylcobinamide-phosphate guanylyltransferase, which translates into the protein MIVLVTGGARSGKSTFAQEYIKKIGNKIVYIATAIPFDDGMKYRIKKHINSRSKEWKTIEMYKSFEKLESNIDFLNSDSILFECMTLMVSNLLLEENIENADYETIENIEKKIFFEVEKIIAIMKKYNKNFIIVTNEVGMGIVPSYKLGNIFRDIAGRVNQYLAKEADEVYITISGIPLKLKG
- the cobS gene encoding adenosylcobinamide-GDP ribazoletransferase — translated: MKGIILMFNFFTRIPIYTEYNEKDFSKGMYFLPLIGLIIGFFMYICSYIPVNKPIYVLLSWIFYIWITGGLHLDGVADTFDGVFSNRNKEEILRIMKDSRIGTFGVIGLIMLILTNLIFSYYINYIYILIMPIIGRSSALLAASISTYARNNGMGYIFITHSNIKKFIISFLIVSPILMFFNPYILLPIILSYIFVIFITKKIIKKIDGMTGDTIGLVIELSQTFYLISIYILRGIL
- a CDS encoding histidine phosphatase family protein, translated to MKLILIRHVETEANIRGIFSGWSNYNITENGLKQINVLKKIFKNKYADYIISSPLYRAYYTALEISKVLNNKIIIDERMKEINFGIFDGKTIEEIKEKYYNEYMLWMEDYRKYCFPKGECYTSFFKRIDEFLSKLDKNKRYIIVTHGGVINYIMEKYSYIKFDRYTEVEI
- a CDS encoding AIR synthase related protein, whose product is MVDLGNKELIISCDSSGAIGNKEMDVVKVSPDIVGYYGAHVALCENIAYGATPITIVNTLSVEMNNTGKEIIKGIRRAIDLINIDVIITGSTEENFPTIQTGIGITVIGIKEKNINFKTEKDDIAVLIGLPKLGEEVLKSKEILRLDILKTLRNSNYLHEIVPVGSKGIFHEINEISKIWNLEFNLFNNNIDLYKSAGPATCAIITLKEENLKNINIDIPINILGKFN
- a CDS encoding ATP-grasp domain-containing protein — its product is MKIHEFVGKSFLKDYGIKVPESYLIREDYEIKFLPAVLKSQVLVGGRMKAGGVLFAHDEDDFRKKVKELLKKEIKGEKPYGVLVEKMIPIQKEYYISLILDREEKNISILYSEKGGIDIEDNKDSIIKTNFDEFHDKIPQKISKILPNLRKLFREKDLTLLEINPLVEDVDGNLYALDIVIHLDDNAIFRQEWAKEFIEDEYPFHFVKLDGDIGIIGCGAGIVMATMDAVKLSGGNPADFLDLGGGAEKGITIQALELLKSYGIKKIILNIFGGITKCDEISLALVEFKTNNPDIELYIRLTGTNEDIAKKILKENNMNYYEDMYSMITDAVKVVSLND
- a CDS encoding CoA-binding protein, which encodes MINGNERVCVQGITGKYGKLHTEKMLKYGTNIVCGVSKNKSVKYINGVEVLDNMYDAVKKHNVDTSIVFVPAPYAKEAVFEAINAGVKKIIIITEHIPQQDMLDIYNISKDNDVIIIGPNCPGVILPGISKIGIMPERAFKPGDIAVISRSGTLMYEISNYLSLYSSGIKVGIGLGGDPIIGTSIEDAFDYIMKENIKKVVVIGEVGGNDEIKGIEKALEKGYNGDIKVFFAGRTAPKGKRMGHAGAIIEGYEGSIEYKEKKLKEIGVNVISQIPELGG